One region of Bacteroidota bacterium genomic DNA includes:
- a CDS encoding DMT family transporter, protein MTTFAALKIEMQKGIKYMFISSLAFGVMNLIVKSLNRFPTSELILFRSVISLIISFYFIKKLNLKPFGNNKKWLIIRGTFGVIALSLFFFTLHNLPLATAITIQYMSPIFTAIIAIFLLNEKMGPFRWVFFGISFAGIAMVKGFSSNISWIYLIAGILSALFSGFAYNAIRKLRDSDHPVVIVFYFPLIATPVTLVWSYFEWVNPIGWEWGLLILIGIFTQIAQIYMTKALAQAEANVVSIMKYIGIVYALGFDYLIFGTTYTLTVIIGIVFVISGVLLNLFYKKIPLPSFSGLKLRK, encoded by the coding sequence ATGACTACTTTTGCAGCCTTAAAAATTGAGATGCAAAAAGGGATAAAATACATGTTCATATCTTCATTAGCCTTTGGGGTGATGAATTTAATAGTGAAGTCGCTAAACAGGTTTCCAACTTCGGAATTAATATTGTTTAGATCGGTTATTTCATTAATTATTTCGTTTTATTTCATCAAAAAACTAAATCTGAAACCTTTTGGAAATAATAAGAAATGGTTGATTATCAGAGGAACCTTTGGTGTTATAGCACTTAGCTTATTCTTTTTCACCTTACATAATCTACCCTTAGCAACTGCCATTACAATTCAGTATATGTCACCTATTTTTACTGCAATAATTGCCATTTTCCTGCTTAACGAAAAAATGGGACCATTCCGATGGGTATTTTTTGGGATTTCCTTTGCCGGGATAGCAATGGTAAAGGGTTTTTCCTCGAATATTTCCTGGATTTATTTAATAGCCGGAATTCTATCTGCATTATTTTCGGGTTTTGCATATAATGCAATAAGGAAGTTGCGGGATTCTGATCACCCGGTAGTTATAGTGTTTTATTTTCCACTTATTGCAACTCCGGTAACTTTAGTGTGGAGTTATTTCGAGTGGGTTAATCCCATAGGTTGGGAATGGGGGCTGTTAATTTTGATTGGTATTTTTACTCAAATAGCCCAAATATATATGACTAAAGCTCTGGCGCAGGCCGAAGCTAATGTAGTTTCTATTATGAAATATATTGGGATAGTTTATGCTCTGGGCTTTGATTATCTCATATTTGGAACTACTTATACCTTAACTGTTATTATTGGTATTGTATTTGTTATATCAGGGGTTCTGTTAAACCTTTTTTACAAAAAGATACCATTACCCTCTTTTTCCGGACTTAAACTCAGAAAGTAA
- a CDS encoding RNA methyltransferase: protein MISKNQLKLIQSLKLKKNRNKTGLFIAEGEKVVLELLNSSIKLHSLYCLPSFSGQIENKSDNITEISEKELSRISNLKSPNQVLALFEIPKSEKYITEKGLILALDDIRDPGNLGTIIRLADWFGVYTILCSHNTVDAFNPKVIMATMGSISRVNLIYCDLEEELINISKPIYGALLEGENVYKANIIDDAVLVIGNESNGISDDIEKHVSNKITIPQFGNLQETESLNAAIATGILLSEFKSGKRG from the coding sequence ATGATTAGTAAGAACCAATTGAAATTAATTCAAAGTCTAAAGCTAAAAAAGAATCGCAATAAAACAGGACTTTTTATCGCAGAAGGTGAAAAAGTTGTTTTAGAATTGTTAAACAGCTCTATTAAATTACATTCTTTATATTGTTTACCTTCTTTTTCTGGTCAAATAGAAAATAAATCAGACAACATAACTGAGATTAGCGAGAAGGAACTGTCGCGAATAAGTAATTTGAAATCCCCTAATCAGGTTCTTGCACTTTTCGAAATCCCAAAATCTGAAAAATATATTACGGAAAAAGGATTAATACTGGCTCTTGACGACATTAGAGACCCCGGAAATTTAGGCACTATAATCAGACTTGCCGATTGGTTTGGCGTGTACACAATTTTGTGTAGCCATAATACTGTTGATGCTTTCAATCCTAAAGTAATCATGGCTACAATGGGATCTATATCCAGAGTAAATCTGATTTACTGTGACCTGGAAGAAGAATTAATAAATATTTCGAAACCAATTTATGGTGCTTTACTCGAAGGCGAAAATGTTTACAAAGCCAACATCATAGATGATGCAGTTTTAGTAATAGGAAACGAATCAAACGGAATTTCGGATGATATAGAAAAACATGTTTCCAATAAAATTACAATCCCTCAATTTGGCAACTTACAGGAAACAGAGAGCTTAAATGCAGCTATAGCAACAGGAATTTTACTTTCTGAGTTTAAGTCCGGAAAAAGAGGGTAA